The Triplophysa rosa linkage group LG25, Trosa_1v2, whole genome shotgun sequence genome window below encodes:
- the LOC130548396 gene encoding tyrosine-protein kinase-like otk codes for MKNLLILFCSLLMSGVFGDTENVSVKEGDSVTLQINPEETKGATELVWRLNNTVIAKIDLEGKDKPPPVYTDEKRFRDRLNLERQTGSLTITNITAEHSGEYQMEIRSSGEIKHKTFRVSVSVSVKEGDSVTLQTGVTDGKDVKWKFNGANLTDSRFTNSEVNEQTGDLNISNIGLDQSGEYQVNINGRLHRIFRISISGEENMSVMEGDPVTLHTNATRIQAEDVIQWTFKDSLIAYSNKTTTTGRFDMNLAGSLIILKIRSDDSGLYDVNITGSKHIHKRFNVIVTESRSNGEKTGPGLLVVLILMGIFLMS; via the exons ATGAAGAATCTCTTAATACTCTTCTGTTCTTTGCTTATGAGCG gtgtgtttggtgatacAGAGAATGTGTCAGTGAAAgagggagattctgtcactCTACAGATTAATCCTGAGGAGACAAAAGGAGCTACTGAACTGGTGTGGAGGTTAAATAACACAGTTATAGCAAAGATTGATTTAGAGGGGAAAGATAAACCACCACCAGTATACACTGATGAGaagagattcagagacagactgaatcTGGAGCGTCAGaccggatctctcaccatcacaaacatcacagcTGAACACTCTGGAGAATATCAGATGGAGATCAGAAGCAGCGGAGAAATCAAACACAAGACATTCAGAGTTTCTGTCAGTG TGTCAGTGAAGGAAGGAGATTCTGTTACTCTACAGACTGGTGTTACTGATGGAAAGGATGTGAAGTGGAAGTTCAATGGCGCTAATTTAACTGACTCGAGATTCACAAACAGTGAAGTGAATGAACAGACCGGAGACCTGAACATCTCAAACATCGGACTTGATCAGTCTGGAGAATATCAAGTGAACATCAACGGCAGATTACACCGGATATTCCGCATTAGTATCAGTG GTGAAGAGAAcatgtcagtgatggagggagatcCTGTTACTCTACACACTAATGCTACTCGTATACAGGCCGAAGATGTGATACAGTGGACGTTTAAAGACTCTCTCATAGCTTATTCAAACAAAACAACCACCACAGGCAGATTTGATATGAATTTGGCTGGTTCTCTCATCATTTTAAAGATCAGATCTGATGATTCTGGACTTTATGATGTAAACATCACTGGCAGCAAACACATTCACAAGAGATTTAATGTTATTGTCACTG AATCAAGGTCAAACGGGGAGAAAACTGGTCCAGGATTATTGGTAGTACTGATCCTGATGGGGATATTCCTGATGAGTTGA